A stretch of the Calypte anna isolate BGI_N300 chromosome 21, bCalAnn1_v1.p, whole genome shotgun sequence genome encodes the following:
- the PDPN gene encoding podoplanin: MFIKVQFFIFILGSMPFITLAEEASSVLEGEESATIDFRERNDTEFEESPTLLPTRLHNVTNLLQFGQLMTTESAFDPLEDSANSTGYEANTENADGGLNGEPEKTEKGGLETVALVGIIIGIIVAVGILVGIIIAVVRKMSGRYS, encoded by the exons ATGTTTATTAAAGTTCAATTCTTCATCTTCATTCTAGGGAGCATGCCTTTCATAACACTTGCTGAAGAAG CGAGCTCAGTTCtagaaggagaagaaagtgcAACGATtgatttcagagaaagaaacGACACAGAATTTGAAGAATCACCAACCCTG TTGCCTACAAGACTACACAATGTAACAAATCTCTTGCAGTTTGGACAACTGATGACCACAGAAAGTGCATTTGATCCACTTGAAGACAGTGCAAATTCTACTGGTTACGAAGCTAACACAGAAAATGctgatg GTGGACTGAATGGGGaaccagagaaaacagaaaaag GTGGTCTGGAAACAGTTGCACTGGTTGGAATAATTATTGGAATCATAGTTGCAGTTGGAATCCTTGTAGGAATAATCATTGCTGTTGTAAGGAAGATGTCAGGCAGGTACTCGTAA